The DNA sequence AGATCGTGCTCCACGTTGAGCAGTCCGCCGCAGTCCTCGCAGCGGTAGACCACGTCGTAAATCGAGTAGCGCCGCCCACATCCCCGCACGCAAGCAAACCAACTGTCATACGGCATCGCTCGACCTCCCGTCCCGCATCATGATTCCACACCCAGCATCAGGCGGATGAAATCGTCCCCGCGCATGAAGGGTATGTTTCCAATTGTAGCCTGTTCCTCGTCGTAACAGCTACTCTCGTCCGGCGCATCCCCCGGCCGCAGCACGGCCACGGGCACGGGATCGCGCTCGTGCACGCCGGAGGCGACCGGCGTGGGATGGTCCGGCAGCACGGCGATACCGACCTGCTCCCCGAACGCATCCACGCCTTCCAATATCGGACCCACCAGGCGGCCGTCGAGCATCTCGATGCACTCGACCTTCAACGCCGCGTCTTTGGCGTGCCCCGCCTCGTCCGTGGCCTCCACGTGCACGTAGACCAGGTCGTGATCGCGCAGCGCCTCGATGCAGGCCGCGGCCTTGCCCTCGAAATTGGTGTCCCACAGGCCGGTGGCGCCCTCGACGCGGATCACGTCCATTCCGGCGTAGAGACCCAGCCCGTTGATCAGGTCGACGGCCGAGATGACCGCGCCGTGAACGCCGAAGCGTTCCTGCAGCGTCTGCATCTTCGGTACCCGCCCCGGCGACCAGGGCCAGATGGCGTTGGCGGGGTCCGCTCCCGCGGCGATCCGTTTCTGGTTGACGGGATGATCCCTCAGAATCCTCGCTGCGCTCGCCATCAGCGAACGCAGCCGGGTTTCTGTGGCTTTCCCCTCTTCGGATTTCGCCGCGGGCAGCAGATCCTCCACTCGTTCTCCCACGTGGTCGTGCGGCGGGATGCAGGCCACTTCGGGTGAAGCAGCCGCACCGCGCAGCAGGAGCAGATGGCGGTAACTCACGCCGGTGTGCATGGCGATCGGGATTTCGTTGGGCTCTCCGCCCAGCGCCGCCTGCAGATCGCGCACGATCTCGCCGGCCTGCTCGCTGCCGATGTGCCCGGCGGAGTGATTTTTGATCCGGCCGTCCTCGACGCAGATCAGGTTCATGCGCAGGGCCACGTCGTCGTCCTCGAGCGCCACGCCCATGTTGGCCGCTTCGAGCACGGCGCGCCCGTGAAACGCCTCGGCCGGGTCGTAGCCCAGCACGCTCAAATTGGCCACCGCCGATCCCAGCGGCAGCCCTTCAGGCAAGGTTTCCATGCGGCCCATGCGCCCCTCGCGGGCGATGCGGTCGATGTTGGGTTTACGCGCGGCCTGCAGCGGGGTCTTCCCGCCCAGGCTGTCGACGGGGTAATCGGACATGCCGTCCCCGATGATGATGACGGTTTTCATTGCGTTGGTTTCTCCATGTGCTCGATCACGTGCCCACGGCGTGCGTGCGCGCCCGGTGGATGGGCAGCATGCCCTGCGCCGCCTGTTCCGGTGAAGGCAGCGAAGCTTCGTCGGGTTTGTCCGACAGGCCGAAGAGCAATGCGCCCTGCGCCTGCCACTTCAGGGCGATCTCC is a window from the Anaerolineales bacterium genome containing:
- a CDS encoding cofactor-independent phosphoglycerate mutase — encoded protein: MKTVIIIGDGMSDYPVDSLGGKTPLQAARKPNIDRIAREGRMGRMETLPEGLPLGSAVANLSVLGYDPAEAFHGRAVLEAANMGVALEDDDVALRMNLICVEDGRIKNHSAGHIGSEQAGEIVRDLQAALGGEPNEIPIAMHTGVSYRHLLLLRGAAASPEVACIPPHDHVGERVEDLLPAAKSEEGKATETRLRSLMASAARILRDHPVNQKRIAAGADPANAIWPWSPGRVPKMQTLQERFGVHGAVISAVDLINGLGLYAGMDVIRVEGATGLWDTNFEGKAAACIEALRDHDLVYVHVEATDEAGHAKDAALKVECIEMLDGRLVGPILEGVDAFGEQVGIAVLPDHPTPVASGVHERDPVPVAVLRPGDAPDESSCYDEEQATIGNIPFMRGDDFIRLMLGVES